The Fusarium oxysporum Fo47 chromosome II, complete sequence genome includes a region encoding these proteins:
- a CDS encoding EF-hand protein (CALM_NEUCR calmodulin; predicted protein; Calmodulin; unnamed protein product; calmodulin A; CALM_NEUCR calmodulin. predicted protein. Calmodulin. unnamed protein product. calmodulin A; CALM_NEUCR calmodulin. predicted protein. Calmodulin. unnamed protein product. ...) — MADSLTEEQVSEFKEAFSLFDKDGDGQITTKELGTVMRSLGQNPSESELQDMINEVDADNNGTIDFPEFLTMMARKMKDTDSEEEIREAFKVFDRDNNGFISAAELRHVMTSIGEKLTDDEVDEMIREADQDGDGRIDYNEFVQLMMQK; from the exons ATG GCCGACTCACTTACTGAAGAGCAAGTCTCCGAGTTCAAGGAGGCCTTCTCTCTCTTT GACAaggatggcgatg GCCAGATTACCACCAAGGAGCTCGGTACCGTTATGCGCTCTCTCGGCCAGAACCCCTCCGAGTCTGAGCTTCAGGACATGATCAACGAGGTTGACGCCGACAACAACGGCACCATCGACTTTCCTG AGTTCCTCACCATGATGGCGCGCAAGATGAAGGATACCGactctgaggaggagatccgCGAGGCTTTCAAGGTGTTCGACCGTGACAACAACGGTTTCAtttctgctgctgagcttCGACATGTCATGACCTCCATCGGCGAGAAGCTCactgatgatgaggttgatgagatgatcCGAGAGGCTGACCAGGACGGCGATGGCCGAATCGACT ACAACGAGTTCGTCCAGCTCATGATGCAAAAATAA
- a CDS encoding P-loop containing nucleoside triphosphate hydrolase protein → MVSGVARRVLLPRLAEPSQVSLATSRCQLGASFHKSEALPLQSRLFHASSTRQAALLPFSIATFRSSANNSLARNQPSLAHNRPSQFGPVSHALRQFSTAPRLLQEIQTKVEEGAKKPVELEANRAIAQDEHKQEFTKSEKAARAAQVNLAAKLSKEGKQAGKAGTDEIVRLIKIARPEIRWLGIAFVFLVISSSVTMLIPFSVGRILDLATKGESEDVRLFGLTMNQFFFGLGTVLTIGAMANFGRVVLLRIVGERVVARLRSQLYRRTYVQDAEFFDANRVGDLISRLSSDTVIVGKSVTQNLSDGLRALFSGGAGFAIMVWTSPKLTGLLLLMFPPIAVGAFIYGRAIRNVSRSIQKNLGTLTKIAEERLGNVKTSQAFVGEVQEIGRYNNQIRKIFALGKKESLIAATFFASTGWAGNMTILAMLIVGGGFVRSGAMSLGDLTSFMMYTAFAGSSLFGLSGFYSELMKGVGAASRLFELQDRKPGIPQTVGVRVKSAQGPIKFTDVSFAYPTRPAVKIFNGLDFEIPSGSNVCVVGPSGGGKSTVASLLLRFYNPTSGTITINGQDISGMNVKSLRRRIGMVSQEPVLFSGTIAENIAYGKPQASRFDIISAARRANCNFISDLPDGLETQVGARGSQLSGGQKQRIAIARALLKDPDILILDEATSALDAESETLVNEALAGLLRGRNTTISIAHRLSTIKRSDQIIVLNSEGKVAEIGSYKQLASDKDSAFSKLMEWQMSGGEVSKDGGSTASRAHITEAEELEDDLERDDEEENIEHEEESRDSKNEEKRP, encoded by the coding sequence ATGGTCTCGGGAGTAGCACGCCGTGTGCTGCTCCCACGCCTCGCCGAGCCCTCGCAAGTGTCTCTGGCTACATCGCGATGTCAATTAGGAGCTTCTTTCCACAAGTCCGAAGCTCTACCTCTCCAGTCGAGGCTTTTCCACGCTTCCAGCACCCGTCAAGCCGCTCTACTTCCGTTCTCAATCGCTACCTTCCGGTCTTCGGCAAATAATTCTCTGGCTCGTAATCAGCCTTCCCTCGCGCACAACCGACCCTCTCAATTTGGTCCCGTTTCGCACGCCTTGCGACAGTTCTCGACGGCACCTCGTCTATTGCAGGAAATCCAGACCAAGGTCGAAGAAGGCGCCAAGAAACCTGTTGAACTTGAAGCCAATCGAGCTATCGCCCAAGATGAGCACAAGCAAGAGTTTACCAAGAGCGAAAAGGCTGCTCGAGCGGCGCAGGTCAACCTGGCTGCTAAGCTCTCCAAGGAGGGAAAGCAGGCTGGTAAAGCTGGTACGGATGAAATTGTGCGACTGATCAAGATTGCTCGCCCCGAAATCCGCTGGCTCGGTATCGCTTTTGTCTTTCTGGTAATTTCTTCTAGTGTCACCATGTTGATTCCCTTCTCTGTTGGCCGAATTTTGGATCTTGCTACCAAGGGCGAATCTGAGGATGTCCGTCTTTTTGGCTTGACCATGAACCAGTTCTTCTTTGGTTTGGGTACTGTCTTGACTATTGGTGCTATGGCCAACTTTGGTCGAGTCGTCCTTCTCCGAATTGTCGGCGAGCGCGTTGTCGCCAGACTTCGATCTCAGCTTTATCGGCGTACTTATGTCCAGGATGCTGAATTTTTCGATGCAAACCGAGTGGGAGATCTCATTTCACGACTCAGTTCTGATACAGTTATTGTTGGCAAGTCTGTGACGCAAAATCTCAGTGATGGTCTTCGTGCTCTCTTCAGTGGAGGTGCTGGTTTTGCTATCATGGTCTGGACAAGCCCCAAGTTGACTGGTCTTTTGCTGCTTATGTTCCCTCCTATCGCCGTCGGAGCCTTCATCTACGGTCGCGCTATTCGAAATGTCAGTAGGTCGATTCAGAAGAACTTAGGTACTCTTACCAAGATCGCCGAGGAACGACTTGGTAACGTCAAGACCAGTCAAGCGTTTGTCGGTGAGGTGCAGGAAATCGGTCGCTACAACAATCAAATCCGGAAGATCTTTGCTCTTGGCAAGAAGGAGTCGCTTATCGCTGCCACCTTCTTTGCTTCGACCGGTTGGGCTGGTAACATGACCATTCTCGCGATGCTCATCGTTGGAGGTGGCTTCGTACGCAGCGGGGCCATGTCGCTTGGAGATCTCACCTCATTCATGATGTACACAGCTTTCGCAGGTTCAAGCTTGTTTGGTTTGTCAGGTTTCTACTCAGAGCTCATGAAAGGAGTTGGTGCCGCGAGTCGACTCTTCGAGCTCCAGGATCGCAAACCAGGAATTCCACAAACAGTCGGTGTTCGAGTCAAATCAGCACAAGGCCCCATCAAGTTCACAGATGTCAGCTTCGCTTATCCTACTCGACCTGCTGTCAAAATCTTCAATGGATTGGACTTCGAAATTCCTTCAGGCAGCAATGTCTGTGTTGTTGGCCCGTCAGGAGGGGGCAAATCAACAGTAGCATCTTTACTATTAAGATTCTACAATCCTACGTCGGGAACTATTACCATCAATGGCCAGGATATTTCTGGAATGAACGTCAAGTCTCTGCGAAGGAGGATCGGTATGGTTTCTCAAGAGCCTGTTCTCTTCTCTGGAACTATCGCCGAGAACATTGCCTATGGAAAGCCTCAGGCCAGCCGTTTCGATATCATTTCCGCTGCTCGACGAGCCAACTGCAACTTCATCAGCGATCTACCTGACGGTTTAGAAACCCAGGTTGGTGCTCGAGGCTCTCAGCTTTCTGGAGGACAAAAGCAGCGAATCGCCATTGCACGAGCTCTTCTCAAAGATCCTGATATTCTGATTCTCGACGAGGCTACATCAGCGCTAGATGCTGAGTCCGAGACTCTTGTCAatgaggctttggctggCCTCCTACGTGGCCGCAACACCACTATCTCTATCGCCCATCGTCTCTCTACTATCAAAAGATCTGACCAAATCATCGTTCTCAACAGCGAGGGTAAAGTCGCCGAGATCGGCAGCTACAAGCAGCTCGCCTCTGACAAGGATAGCGCATTTAGCAAGCTCATGGAGTGGCAGATGAGCGGCGGTGAGGTTTCCAAGGATGGTGGCTCAACTGCTTCCCGGGCACATATAACAGAGgccgaggagcttgaggatgaTCTAGAAAgggacgatgaggaagagaatATTGAGCACGAGGAAGAAAGCAGGGACTCGAAGAATGAGGAGAAGCGTCCCTGA
- a CDS encoding cation efflux family-domain-containing protein yields the protein MTPDNSNHVAHHPQAIHLQSLEHACSSSRHSTTRNGSSTAFEPATADENETIARNVSHMTDIESQLTATGRRQPSCLDHDPYGLSRGYKTESDLEQIKANTSRKRDSLPGRKTVSGEVGPKTKARKLQGFYKNQNAAIDRMLKSVEEHRDEARDQHGEDQVKFRIAVWGSFAANVALSGVQLYAAISSKSLSLFTTMADSIFDPLSNLTLILSARAIRHVDSRRFPAGKARLETVGNIVFCFLMIAVSLIIIAFACQELSRGVQEKEFKIAAVISVCCAFATKFVLFLYCWALKDKYSQISILWQDHRNDLFINGFGILTSCGGAKLKWWIDPMGAIILSVLISCIWLHTAFGEFLLIVGVTASVETQQLITYVCVTHDDAVVGIDTVRVYHSGPRLIAEVDIVMDPTQTLQESHDIAEALQTKLEDLPDIERAYVHIDYETTHKPEHAFKKDM from the coding sequence ATGACACCTGATAACAGCAACCACGTCGCCCATCATCCACAGGCAATTCACCTACAATCTCTCGAACATGCCTGCAGCAGTTCACGACACTCAACCACCCGCAATGGCTCGAGTACAGCTTTCGAGCCTGCGACGGCTGACGAGAATGAGACTATCGCTAGGAACGTATCTCATATGACTGATATCGAGAGTCAACTCACCGCCACTGGTCGTCGACAACCTAGCTGCCTTGATCATGATCCATATGGCCTCTCCCGCGGGTACAAGACCGAGTCTGATTTGGAAcagatcaaggccaacacTTCACGGAAGCGCGATAGTCTCCCTGGCCGCAAAACTGTCTCCGGCGAAGTCGGCCCCAAGACAAAGGCTCGCAAGCTGCAGGGCTTCTACAAAAATCAAAATGCGGCTATTGATCGCATGCTCAAGTCTGTTGAGGAACATCGTGACGAAGCCCGCGACCAGCATGGCGAAGACCAAGTCAAGTTTCGCATTGCTGTCTGGGGCTCTTTCGCGGCCAATGTTGCCTTGTCAGGAGTTCAGCTCTACGCTGCCATCTCTTCAAAATCTCTTTCGCTCTTTACCACCATGGCCGACTCCATATTCGACCCTCTTAGTAACCTCACCCTCATTTTGTCGGCTCGAGCCATTCGTCATGTCGATTCTCGACGTTTCCCTGCCGGAAAAGCTCGTCTCGAGACTGTAGGCAATATTGTCTTCTGCTTTCTCATGATTGCTGTCTCACTCATCATCATTGCTTTTGCTTGCCAGGAACTATCTAGGGGGGTCCAAGAAAAGGAATTCAAAATTGCTGCTGTTATATCTGTCTGCTGTGCTTTCGCCACCAAGTTCGTACTCTTTCTCTACTGCTGGGCACTCAAGGACAAGTATAGCCAGATCAGCATTCTTTGGCAAGATCACCGCAACGATCTTTTTATCAATGGCTTTGGTATCCTGACTTCCTGTGGTGGTGCGAAATTGAAATGGTGGATTGACCCTATGGGCGCTATCATTCTGTCTGTTCTCATCTCTTGCATCTGGCTGCACACCGCCTTTGGCGAATTTCTGCTCATCGTCGGAGTTACTGCATCTGTCGAAACGCAGCAGCTCATCACGTATGTATGCGTTACACATGACGACGCAGTTGTTGGCATCGATACCGTACGTGTGTATCACTCGGGTCCTCGTCTGATCGCCGAAGTGGACATTGTTATGGACCCGACACAAACACTTCAAGAAAGCCATGATATAGCAGAGGCGCTGCAGACCAAGCTGGAGGATCTGCCAGACATTGAGCGAGCATATGTCCACATTGACTACGAGACGACACACAAACCAGAACATGCATTTAAGAAGGATATGTAG
- a CDS encoding AhpD-like protein: MTAMKPILTPTLLAAIRKQPNLPRNTWYFITATTLSALNRPEELPEVFKNATGEGSDTTGNGVPSRDDQLRISRRLREALLKASAVGGMPKSINALMSLKSTTPEDLLDEPGTGISIRHKDIYDTAPAKVLERGQTFFEAIYGKISRRIMGQLDWSGAPDLGLLARLTYGYVLSNTDVLTPAETSFVLIASLIPQDVNPQLKGHLRGALNGGASVDEVRAVRDVVIKICEASGMKRLEEDAIGGWGWRSEVANV; encoded by the exons ATGACAGCAATGAAGCCCATCCTTACGCCAACATTGCTTGCAGCGATTCGAAAGCAACCAAATCTACCACGTAATACATGGTACTTTATCACTGCTACCACTCTATCGGCCCTCAACAGGCCGGAGGAGCTGCCAGAGGTCTTCAAGAATGCCACAGGGGAAGGCTCAGACACTACTGGGAACGGTGTTCCGAGCCGGGACGATCAGTTGCGCATCTCTAGACGTCTCAGAGAAGCCCTCTTAAAAGCTTCTGCCGTTGGAGGCATGCCCAAG TCGATTAATGCTCTGATGTCCCTAAAGTCCACAACCCCTGAAGACCTACTAGACGAACCAGGAACGGGTATATCTATCAGACATAAGGACATATACGATACTGCACCAGCAAAAGTGCTCGAGCGAGGACAAACCTTTTTCGAAGCCATATATGGCAAAATTTCCAGACGTATAATGGGTCAACTAGACTGGTCAGGTGCACCAGACTTGGGCTTGTTGGCGAGGTTGACATATGGGTATGTACTCAGCAACACTGATGTGCTTACACCGGCCGAAACTTCATTCGTACTCATTGCTAGTCTCATTCCCCAAGAT GTGAACCCTCAACTCAAGGGGCATTTGCGGGGTGCACTCAATGGAGGTGCCAGTGTAGATGAGGTGAGAGCCGTTAGAGACGTAGTTATTAAGATTTGTGAAGCGTCAGGAATGAAGAGGCTCGAAGAGGATGCCATTGGGGGATGGGGTTGGAGAAGTGAAGTTGCGAATGTATAA
- a CDS encoding Alpha/Beta hydrolase protein — translation MSTETEGTFEVANASLYTKTWKPEGPVKAKLVHVHGFSDHVNWYNDVYRILASHGIQVFGFDQRGWGRSVKQPSDKGNTGPTSRVIADIAAFIESKLPSDAPVFVLGHSMGGGEVITLAADPQYAKLVSQVRGWLLEAPFIGFAPEEVPSAFKIFAGRLACKILPRFQLKHVLDVANLTRRPEVAKGFKEDPLCHDTGTLEGLASLLDRTGALQSGSVKLGKEVKSLWLGHGDHDKACSYQAAIDFAQKQNIEDKTIKTYVGGYHALHVDLCQEEYAKDITDWILERSQDQKPIEAKL, via the exons ATGTCGACCGAGACCGAGGGAACTTTCGAGGTTGCAAATGCCAGCCTGTATACCAAGACTTGGA AGCCCGAAGGTCCCGTCAAAGCAAAGTTAGTGCATGTCCATGGTTTCAGCGATCATGTCAATTGGTACAATGACGTATATCGAATCCTAGCCTCGCATGGCATACAAGTCTTTGGCTTCGATCAAAGAGGTTGGGGCCGAAGCGTGAAGCAGCCCTCCGACAAGGGAAATACAGGCCCAACATCACGCGTCATTGCAGATATCGCCGCTTTCATTGAGAGCAAACTGCCTTCGGATGCCCCGGTCTTTGTTCTGGGCCACTCTATGGGCGGCGGCGAGGTCATCACACTTGCCGCTGACCCTCAATATGCCAAACTCGTGAGCCAAGTGCGCGGCTGGCTGCTCGAGGCACCATTCATCGGGTTCGCCCCTGAGGAAGTCCCAAGTGCGTTCAAGATCTTTGCAGGACGACTAGCCTGTAAAATCCTTCCCAGGTTTCAGCTCAAACACGTACTCGATGTTGCCAACTTGACGCGAAGGCCAGAGGTGGCCAAGGGTTTCAAAGAAGATCCTCTGTGTCACGACACAGGCACACTCGAAGGGTTGGCATCGCTCCTGGATCGCACGGGAGCTCTTCAGTCCGGTTCCGTGAAGCTGGGTAAAGAGGTCAAGTCGCTTTGGCTTGGTCATGGTGACCACGATAAAGCCTGCAGCTATCAAGCGGCCATAGATTTCGCACAGAAGCAGAACATCGAGgacaagaccatcaagacGTACGTGGGAGGTTATCATGCGCTACATGTCGACCTGTGCCAGGAAGAATATGCCAAAGATATCACTGACTGGATCTTGGAGAGAAGCCAAGACCAGAAACCGATCGAGGCCAAGCTATAG
- a CDS encoding RNA polymerase II-binding domain-containing protein — MAYNDDSVLARLSSLNESHDSIATAAQWIMFHRRHAERTVQLWMQRLKDSSSTKRLSLIYLANEVAQQSKIRHKDDFIIAFAPVIAEAVSVAYKGAPAELQAKLKRVIDVWRDRSIFEAPIQSAIDARIGDLDKARGMSKPGFGGSPFGSTSTATSVPSEFAPLVTAHQKVNKLSTPLKATITSADQEYEKQTDPSTPVPSAPVYAARLNGLLKTLANAESAVAECVKAREGLVSGLESLLNANRAALEEEKSAAAQLTSRKAEIEDKKHQVEVGIMRALGPADSNGTPGQGDSSVTPPEPDRPEVEALTPPAFEPFEAPTPEALTPEGGSVAAPSMSPVPVPVPAAAAAAAPTSQDEEEAPSYQSLPISTNGSNKRRRVDTEEFPDLGGDDGIDADVAEMLKGQPQS; from the exons ATGGCTTACAACGATGACTCTGTGTTGGCGCGACTCTCGTCACTCAACGAAAGCCATGATAGCATCGCCACAGCTGCACAATGGATTATGTTCCATAG ACGCCATGCTGAGAGGACTGTACAGCTGTGGATGCAGCGCCTCAAAGACTCTTCCAGCACAAAACGATTAAGTTTGATTTATCTCGCCAACG AGGTGGCCCAACAGTCTAAAATCCGACACAAGGATGACTTTATTATCGCCTTCGCGCCTGTGATTGCTGAGGCTGTTTCCGTCGCCTATAAAGGAGCACCCGCAGAGCTTCAGGCGAAACTAAAACGCGTTATAGACGTTTGGAGAGATCGTTCGATTTTTGAAGCACCAATTCAGTCCGCAATCGATGCCCGCATTGGAG ACCTCGACAAGGCCCGGGGTATGTCCAAGCCCGGATTTGGCGGCTCTCCCTTCGGTAGTACTAGCACTGCCACTTCTGTTCCATCTGAATTTGCACCTCTGGTCACTGCTCATCAGAAAGTAAACAAATTGAGCACTCCTCTCAAGGCCACGATCACGTCAGCAGACCAAGAGTATGAGAAGCAAACTGACCCATCTACACCTGTTCCTTCTGCTCCAGTTTATGCAGCTCGGTTGAATGGCCTTCTCAAGACGTTGGCCAACGCCGAGAGTGCGGTTGCTGAGTGTGTAAAAGCAAGAGAAGGCCTTGTTTCCGGCCTGGAATCGCTTCTCAACGCTAACCGTGCTGCattggaggaagagaagtCTGCTGCGGCTCAGCTGACATCCCGAAAGGCTGAAATTGAAGACAAGAAACACCAAGTCGAGGTTGGCATCATGCGAGCACTGGGCCCAGCGGACAGCAATGGTACTCCAGGACAAGGGGACTCTTCAGTTACGCCCCCAGAGCCAGACAGACCAGAGGTTGAAGCATTGACTCCACCAGCATTTGAACCATTCGAAGCACCCACCCCTGAGGCACTGACACCAGAGGGAGGGTCTGTTGCAGCTCCTTCTATGTCTCCTGTccctgttcctgttcctgctgctgctgctgctgctgctcctaCGTCtcaagacgaagaagaagcaccCTCGTATCAGTCATTGCCAATCTCAACCAATGGGTCGAATAAGCGCCGCCGGGTCGATACCGAAGAATTTCCTGATCTAggtggagatgatggcatcGATGCCGACGTTGCTGAAATGCTGAAGGGGCAACCTCAATCATAA
- a CDS encoding t-SNARE, protein MWRDRTNLYISYRQSYAHHPTQRRPYGPGALASGPLADTYTSSYANDDRRGLLSAGAFEDDGDAVIEMDLLPPRWADVSDEITDLLANIATKGQSLEKLHQKHVLPGFNDEDAKRAEEAQIEKLTQEITKGFHDCHRCIQRIEQMVRESQHAGTITRAEETMAKNIQISLAARVQDASASFRKKQSAYLKKLRGMGGFGGLSPGERSGTPQPGSYLDPSLQESDADRSFSQSTLQATQQQRVLHSNDAAIAQREREIEDIAQGIIELSDLFRDLQNMVIDQGTMLDRIDYNVERMNTDVKAADKELVVASGYQRRTTKRKIILLLILIIFGMIILLVIKPKKHG, encoded by the exons ATGTGGCGAGACCGCACGAACCT ATACATCTCCTACCGGCAGTCTTACGCGCATCACCCTACACAGCGAAGACCATATGGACCAGGCGCCCTTGCTTCTGGTCCCCTTGCCGACACCTATACCAGCAGCTATGCGAACGACGATCGTCGCGGCCTTCTATCGGCCGGCGCatttgaagacgatggcgatgCCGTGATTGAGATGGATCTATTGCCCCCTCGATGGGCTGATGTTTCGGATGAGATCACAGACTTGCTTGCCAATATCGCGACAAAGGGCCAGAGCTTGGAGAAGCTACACCAAAAGCATGTGCTACCTGGTTTCAATGACGAAGACGCTAAAAGGGCCGAGGAAGCGCAAATAGAGAAGCTTACACAAGAGATCACCAAGGGTTTTCATGACTGCCATCGCTGCATTCAAAGAATCGAACAAATGGTGCGGGAATCACAGCACGCAGGTACCATCACAAGGGCAGAGGAGACCATGGCCAAGAACATACAAATTTCGCTGGCTGCTCGAGTTCAAGATGCAAGCGCTAGCTTCAGAAAGAAACAGAGTGCTTATCTAAAGA AGCTTCGTGGCATGGGTGGCTTTGGCGGTTTGAGTCCTGGTGAGAGATCTGGTACACCCCAGCCAGGTTCCTATCTCGACCCATCTCTTCAAGAATCTGACGCAGATCGATCTTTTTCACAATCGACACTCCAAGCAACCCAACAGCAAAGAGTGCTCCATTCTAATGATGCTGCGATTGCTCAACGTGAACGAGAGATTGAGGATATTGCTCAAGGCATTATCGAACTGTCTGACCTCTTTCGAGATCTCCAGAACATGGTCATCGACCAGGGCACAATGCTGGACCGTATCGACTACAATGTTGAGCGCATGAACACTGATGTCAAAGCCGCTGACAAGGAGCTAGTTGTAGCTTCTGGCTACCAGCGGAGGACGACCAAGCGCAAGAtcattctcctcctcattctTATAATCTTTGGCATGATCATTCTGTTGGTGATCAAACCCAAGAAGCATGGGTAG
- a CDS encoding clathrin light chain, translated as MADRFPSLEDFDSGAQTDIKDPTAEPSTDDFLAREKALLGDDADQFATNDDAAAFASNDDDLLGGAGNNEQSTFESQFPDLTNPEAGTGVSGGTAITGGPSVSYNSGYQAFAEEEEEPEVVKEWRERRDNQIAKRAEQFAAQREETIKEAQQNIDDFYENYNNKKEKGIAQTRKEAEEFLASREDTVSGGTSWDRIAKLVDVSGKGAKGGASGSGKERFRELLVSLRKDEKAPGATGY; from the exons ATGGCCGACCGTTTCCCTTCACTTGAGGACTTCGATTCCGGGG CGCAAACCGATATCAAGGACCCTACTGCTGAGCCCTCAACCGATGATTTCCTCGCCCGCGAGAAGGCccttcttggagatgatgcaGACCAGTTCGCGACCAACGATGACGCCGCTGCCTTCGCTAGTAACGATGATGACCTTCTCGGCGGCGCTGGCAACAACGAGCAGTCCACTTTCGAATCTCAGTTCCCTGACCTGACCAACCCCGAGGCT GGTACTGGCGTCTCCGGTGGAACCGCCATCACAGGAGGACCTTCTGTAAGCTACAACTCTGGATATCAGGCTTtcgccgaggaagaggaagagccCGAGGTCGTCAAGGAGTGGCGGGAGCGCCGTGACAACCAGATTGCTAAGCGCGCCGAACAATTCGCTGCGCAGAGAGAAGAGACCATCAAGGAGGCCCAGCAGAACATCGATGACTTCTACGAGAActacaacaacaagaaggagaagggcatCGCACAGACACGAAAGGAAGCCGAAGAGTTCTTGGCAAGCCGAGAGGACACCGTCTCTGGTGGCACCAGCTGGGATCGAATCGCCAAGTTGGTGGATGTCAGCGGCAAGGGCGCCAAGGGAGGTGCCTCTGGATCTGGCAAGGAGCGATTCCGAGAGTTGCTAGTCAGCCTACGAAAGGACGAAAAGGCGCCTGGCGCCACAGGCTATTAG